The Drosophila biarmipes strain raj3 chromosome X, RU_DBia_V1.1, whole genome shotgun sequence genome includes the window acaaagttatggattttggaagatcagttttggggtcccatatGAAATCCatgggaattacggaaaaatcgaacatgaaagaggggtaaaatttcgaccattccaaaaaagaaatatttaaatgcagaataatagagaatgcctccacaaattcatagagataTCAACCTTTGAATTCGggataaaaataacaaaggtATGGATTTTGGAAAATGACTTTTTGGGTCCCATACTGAGATCCatgggaattacggaaaaatcgaacatggaAATGGGCTGATTTTGACCCGCTTTTTAAAGATAATCAAAATTGCGCTCTAGTTGTAGCTTTTGAAACTTGGAAGCTTTTTACAGAGCTTGAAAAGCATAACATTTACATAAATCTACAATGCATATGCTATCGATAAATAAATTCGTTAGCGCGCATTTAAAATGTACAGCAGCAGCTTGGGCTTTAAATCTACCCTTATCTAATTCAATATATGTTCCTAAAGGGCTTCCGAAATGTACACTCAGATACCCTTGACCCCAAAATCAGAGCTATACCTTGCGTTAAATCTAACTATTATTTGGAAGACCATACATACCTCAAGCAAAATGAGTGGAAAGcagaaaaaatcaaatcagGGAGATCCAAACGTCTTCAAGTGTCGCATTTGCGTCCTGCTGCCAAAAATTCCCGTAGTCACCTACTGCCGCCACGAGTTTTGCGAGAGTTTGGACATCAAGAACATGAAGCGTGTTGGATATCGTCCGGAAGCCCTCAAGGGAAGGCAGATGTTCAAGCACTTCTACATATGATATTTCGAACACTCCATACAACTAGTTACCTATGTGCTATTGAAGTGGTTTTACCAATTACATAATGAGATCGATGATCACGATAAGGCTATTGTTTCTTAAGAACGACCACGTTTATACAGTCCGTCTCAGAGGTTTCTGTAAGCTCTGTGCTGATTCTTTGAAATTGATACATAAGCAAACAAGTTTTCAGCGAACAGAAAACGGGGATTCCCCCAAAATGGTCAGTTTCCTCGTTTGGGTAGATACATATTTATTAAGGTGAAATCAAAATGTTCTTATTCATATGTAGGCTACATAGAGTTTACTTTTCGcatatatttataagataTATGTACGACGATCGAATTAACCCGCGAATCACATCAAGCACGAAGGACGCTTGCAGCAGATCAGTTATACAAATTCAAAAGGAGGGTCCATTAGGtaagaatacaaaaaaaatgtgaaatgaGAGTAGCAACTAAGCAAAGCAACTCGAATGCGGGGCAAGACTCCTCCGCCTGCTCCCTCCTCCTGCAGCTGTTGGTCCCTACGAGGCCGCTCTACTTCTCCTCGCACCACTCGTTCTCCTTGCgcacctgctcctcctcggcgGGCGTGAAGTCCTTCTTGATGTTGAAGGTCTTGCGGATCTCCTCGGGTGTCTTGCCCTTGATCATGTTGGCCACCGTCTTGCAGGTGAGCTCCAGCAGGCCCTTGATGTCCAGATAGTTGGCGGCCAGGATGAGCTCGAACAGGGTGCCCTGATCGACCTTGAGGAAGTCGGCGTCCCAGGAGATGATGTCGTCGGTGCGCTTCTCCTTGCTCTCGTCGTCCTCCGTCGGCTGGGGGTCGTCCTTGTGGTAGTGGGCCCAGGTGAGCACCTTGCGCAGGATCGTCGAGTTCACGTTGGGCAGGGGCACAATGGCGTGCTCGTCATCCTCCATGCCGCAGTCCTCCAGCATGGTCTTGATGGTGCCGGAGCACTTGGCGATCTGGATGTCCGTGTCGAAGATCTCCTCGTCCGAAGATTGCAACTTGATGCTGGGCATTTTGCTCGGCTCCTCGATTGGTTTCTTCTGCGAAGCAAGAAGTACGGTACAATTAACTGGCTTCAAAATGGTTAAACAATGAAAATGCAATTGTTTATCGCAGCTACGGTACACTAAAAATCGCTTTTTCTGGCGGAACTTGGGTACAGAACAAAAGCAGAGGGTACTTTCTCCTGGAAACACTTAGGTACGGTACTCTAAGAATATTCTGGCACAGGAAGTGTTGTTCCCTATTTCGTTCATGATTCATGCCATACTCCCAGACAAATAGTTGTATAAAAACctcagattttaaatttatcagcTCTGACTTTTTGCAGGCCTCTTGCTACGGCACTAGAACGCAAAAATCGAATTGCGATGAGCACATAACACAAAATATACCCGAAATTTGGGAAAAAACAACGACACTTTCCAGAAAtgcgcactcacacacacgcacacaggcacacTCATGCAGCtggcgtgcgtgtgtgtgcgttttcCTCGCTGCTCTGCAAATGATTTTCCCAGCTTCTCGCGGCTTTTCCATTGCACCGCTACCTACCCCAGAGTATTGGCTTTAAATGACTGCAACTTTCTGCTTAGGCGCTCGCTTTGGCGTTGGAAAATAAGCCACAGTAGACTTTTCGTTTTCCCTCGAAGTAAAAGAAACTGTAGCAAGCCTCACAATCGGCGAATCGATAACACCTGGGCAATCGATGACAGCAGAGTGGTCTCTGCTAGGGCAGGTGGCTGCCTCGGGTGCGTTTGCAGCCCTGGTTGTTGTCCCGGCTCGATGGCCAATCGATAGCTCGATCGCACTCGGCGGTATTCGTGAACGGCCCTGCCGCGGTCACACTGGTGAATCGAGACAAATCGCGGAAAAAAAAGGCAGCCGCATTTTGTAAATTAAGTCCGAATTACAAGCGATCCGGATCTTTGCCAGGCGAAAAAACCACAACGGCGACAGCAGCGCAGTGCGGAAAGCAGGCGGAAAAGTGAGGAAAAGGCGCACCACATACGCACGTACACACGTCTCGTCTCGCCTCGCTCGTCGACGGGGGAATATATGTATCCGTctgggtgtgcgtgtgttggtgtgcgctgcagcagcagcagcttctAGGCGCGACAGAGAGGGGCATAGATTCCCTTTCGACTCGCCAGTCGCGACTTGCGGAGCGTCGcgcgagagagcgagagagcagAAGAGGGGCAGCGAGCCAGGGAGCCAGAGAGCGAGGGCCATGGACGGCGTTTGGATGTTTTTGGGGAACAAAGGCGTCAAGAGCTAAAATGATTTGGCACAGCAGCGGCGACATATTTTGGATACGCAGCCAAAGCCAAGTCCAAGCCATCCAGCGCGACAACCGATtccaactccaactccaatcgccgtgtgcatgtgtgtgtctCGACGAAAAGCCGTGGAAAAagacgcacgcacacacacgcacacgcacactggggcagcagcaacagcagcagccgccgcagACAAAGCATCGTTTGgcgagtgcgagcgagaggcaATAGCGCCTTAGTGAATAATTCATTTAAGGTAAATGTTTACAACAAATCGAATATCGAGAATTATTGCAAAAACAAGAAACAGCACATCAGAAtggcagtgtgtgtgtgtgcgagtgcttGGTGTgagtttgtgtgtgtgtaacAGGCGCCGCCATTTTTCGTTCCCATGTAACGAGCGTCTAGGGTTGGCGAATCCCTGAAAACGCTGCCATAAACAAAGGAGTTGGCGAATTTGGCATTTGCAAAGCCAACTCCCCAGTGAAGTTCCTAGTCGAAGATTATTTTCGGTTTGTTAATTTCGCCCcttctaattaattaatttaatttgcaagcCCTGCGTGCGGTTGGCAACCCTTTTTCTGCCATTCTCACTGCGCATATgcgctctctcgctctcgccTGCGTGCGTGTGCGGTGCCCGTGCGTGTGTGTATGCGTTTGTAAACAGCTGAGAGAGCAATTTGCAAGCAAAAAAAGTCACTTCCATTCAGAACAATCCGGCCAGCAACAAATATTCATTTCCCACTTCCAGCCATGTTTCCCAGCACCACCCACTTGTGTTTATGTTAGTTTACTCTATGGGCCAGAAAGAAGAGAGTTTGCCGTTTTCATTGCCGCGCAGCTTCAGCAAAAATGCCAAATTGAAAAGTACGCTTTGCTGCGCCTGCAAATCGATAATAATCTTATGTTGTTTGCTTTTTGGTTCACCCACACACATGCTCAGCTCTTGTTTCAGTGTGTGCCAGTGTTTTCCAGGATAACCGTAttgtctttgttttttttttttgcgtggATCGatacttctttttttttttttgttacatgtGCTTGTCaagttaattgattttttcgcacgtgtgtgtgcgtgtgcttgGACAGCCTGGAATaggtgcgagcgagagggacGGCTGTCGACGACCTCAGTTACACTCGCTCTCGCTCTTGCTCTCGCGAAGCCGTATgagtaaaaatataattgtggCCATAAATTTCGGCAGAACGAGATAAGTGAAATGTATGGCACAAAATTGTAAAGTGCCGTAACAGCTGTTTTAGCTGATTAAAAAGCTTTTGCAAAACTGTCCTTTGTGGCgagagagagacagagagagagaaggggcgtgcgtgtgtgtgtgcgagcgaATACTTTTGCACTTGTCCTAGTCCTGGAAATCATAATGCCATCTCGCTCTCAGCCATGTAATCCAAGAGTCGCGGCGTTGCCAGATGCGTGAAAACAGTTTGCGGTTCTTGGCCATTTGAATTCCAAAACAGCTGATAATTGCCGGTTCCtaagttaattaaatttaaaaagaatttacatttgtttaaatgtttcaaaGTAACACTTGGGCCCTAAAAGCATTCCATAAGCTATACAAAAGTTCATTTAATTGCAGTCTTCTTTTATCATCGCAGactttatattttctaaatatagAATTTGTTTTAGGGCTTAATCATtctaaaattcaaataaaaatatttgtattttttatattagtaATGCCAATGTTTGTATGGCCGCAGACTGTTCTGTAAATTAGTATAAAAAATCCatatgaaacattttttctttaattttaatatttatgcttttctttttccttgCAGACTGTCCTGCAGAATGGTCGTCGGCTCGAATCACACGCGGCGCGGTGAAACTGGCAGCAGATTTAcaaacagcagcagctccagtgGCTCGAACGGCGGCTCCAGCGCCTCggccagcagcaccaccagcgcAACGTCTTCACTAGCCAGCAGCTCCAACTCCTCGTCGACCACGACGGCGACGGCTGCGGCTCTGCTGTCGTCCATGTCCCACAAGGGTCATGGCCCCCCGCCGTCAGCGCACCACCAGGcgagccagcagcagcaccaccaccaggcGGCCAACCACCACCCACATGCGCCCCACTACCAGCCGGCGAACCAGCACCCCGGCCACCACCAGCAGTCGCATCACTCCTCGAACGGCGGTGGCGCCGGCGGAGGTGGATCTGCTGgctcgggatcgggatcggtgGGCAGCGGGCTCAATGGCTGCAACGGCAGCGCCGTCAGCCGCCTGTCGCAGTCCACTGGGATGTCGCCGCGTGAGCTGTCCGAGAACGACGACCTGGCCACATCGCTGATCCTCGATCCGCATCTCGGCTTCCAGACCCACAAGATGAACATACGCTTTCGCCC containing:
- the LOC108023462 gene encoding S-phase kinase-associated protein 1, translated to MPSIKLQSSDEEIFDTDIQIAKCSGTIKTMLEDCGMEDDEHAIVPLPNVNSTILRKVLTWAHYHKDDPQPTEDDESKEKRTDDIISWDADFLKVDQGTLFELILAANYLDIKGLLELTCKTVANMIKGKTPEEIRKTFNIKKDFTPAEEEQVRKENEWCEEK